From a region of the Marinitoga hydrogenitolerans DSM 16785 genome:
- a CDS encoding FAD:protein FMN transferase: protein MLKKDPGNYLKNKGILYIVILFIAIILTLFLIFHKPLPKYFEKKDFAMGTWVNVVVAGDKISSEKLADIAFDEMRRIERKFSKNIKTSVTFKLNKERNITADKETLFLIKAAINYADLTGSAFDPTIGSIIRLWGFDDINSEKRVPTQEEINEELSGVSYKFIKIDGNKISLLNNKTEVDLGGIAKGYAVDMAIQKIKDLDPNATGYIDAGGDIGIIGPKFGRFAWSIGIRDPDKGPYDIKEIVYLKEGAIVTSGNYERFFIKDDVRYHHLIDPKTGYPVNYYKSVTIIADNAMKADAMATAIFILGDKLIGLDSMTRYGIQVYGITADNKIIKTTGFDYYLKEEK, encoded by the coding sequence TTGCTCAAAAAAGATCCCGGTAATTATTTAAAAAACAAAGGTATATTATATATTGTAATATTATTTATAGCAATAATTTTAACCTTATTTTTGATTTTTCATAAACCATTGCCGAAATATTTCGAAAAAAAAGATTTTGCTATGGGGACGTGGGTTAATGTTGTTGTAGCAGGCGATAAAATCAGTTCAGAAAAGTTAGCAGATATAGCCTTTGATGAGATGAGAAGAATAGAAAGAAAATTTAGTAAAAATATAAAAACAAGCGTAACATTTAAGTTAAATAAAGAAAGAAATATTACAGCAGATAAAGAAACATTGTTTTTAATAAAAGCAGCAATAAATTATGCAGATTTAACAGGTAGTGCCTTTGACCCAACAATAGGTTCAATAATAAGATTATGGGGTTTTGACGATATTAATAGCGAAAAACGAGTACCCACTCAGGAAGAAATAAACGAAGAACTATCAGGAGTTAGTTATAAATTTATAAAAATAGATGGGAATAAAATATCATTATTAAATAATAAAACAGAAGTAGATTTAGGTGGAATAGCAAAAGGTTATGCAGTCGACATGGCTATCCAAAAAATTAAAGATTTGGATCCAAATGCAACGGGATATATTGATGCTGGAGGAGATATTGGAATAATTGGACCAAAATTTGGTAGATTTGCATGGAGCATAGGTATAAGAGATCCTGATAAAGGACCATATGATATAAAAGAAATAGTATATTTAAAAGAAGGAGCTATAGTTACTTCTGGAAATTATGAAAGATTTTTTATAAAAGATGACGTTAGATATCATCATTTAATTGATCCCAAAACAGGGTATCCTGTTAATTATTATAAAAGCGTTACAATAATAGCAGATAATGCCATGAAAGCAGATGCTATGGCAACAGCGATTTTTATCCTTGGAGACAAATTAATAGGATTAGATTCAATGACAAGATATGGAATACAGGTATATGGAATTACAGCAGATAATAAAATAATAAAAACCACTGGTTTTGATTACTATTTAAAAGAAGAAAAATGA
- a CDS encoding NusG domain II-containing protein, translated as MKKDLMFVLIIIIIATGIILLQNSLKNDLKGAEVFVNGEELFKITKPGTYAIYGQDNDYKLSVVFNGEKVRVIDADCPLKTCEYTGWVDNSAQEIICLPNKVVVKPIGKEKDIGVDIISW; from the coding sequence ATGAAAAAAGATCTGATGTTTGTTTTAATAATAATAATTATAGCTACAGGAATAATATTATTGCAAAATTCTTTAAAGAACGATCTAAAAGGTGCTGAAGTTTTTGTAAACGGAGAAGAGTTATTTAAAATAACAAAGCCAGGAACATATGCAATATATGGTCAGGATAATGATTATAAATTAAGTGTAGTTTTTAATGGTGAAAAAGTTAGAGTTATAGATGCAGACTGTCCTTTAAAAACATGTGAATATACAGGTTGGGTTGATAATTCAGCACAAGAAATAATATGCTTGCCAAATAAAGTAGTTGTAAAACCTATAGGAAAAGAAAAAGATATAGGAGTTGACATAATTTCATGGTAA
- a CDS encoding Gx transporter family protein, which yields MVKNNIPRLAILTALSSAVYYLETLVPFPIPLPGARWGFSNFAILYSLNSDENLINGIYIALFKSVLGALLAGKLFSPTFLMGLSGSLIATFTMYIVIKTKKFGIIGISEVGAIFNNLTQVTIGWLFIVKSIGIFWYLPQMILFGTFSALANAFVVKSTFRSVNR from the coding sequence ATGGTAAAAAATAACATTCCAAGATTAGCAATATTAACAGCATTATCCTCTGCAGTTTATTATCTGGAAACCTTAGTTCCATTTCCAATTCCATTGCCAGGTGCAAGATGGGGTTTTTCTAATTTTGCAATATTATATTCATTGAATTCTGATGAAAATTTGATAAATGGAATTTATATAGCTTTATTTAAGAGTGTTTTAGGGGCATTACTTGCAGGCAAACTATTTAGTCCAACATTTTTAATGGGATTATCTGGAAGTTTAATCGCAACATTTACAATGTATATTGTAATAAAAACAAAAAAATTTGGTATAATAGGAATTAGTGAAGTAGGAGCAATATTTAATAATTTAACTCAGGTTACAATAGGCTGGTTATTTATCGTCAAATCAATAGGGATATTCTGGTATTTACCTCAAATGATTTTATTTGGAACATTTTCAGCTTTAGCTAATGCATTTGTAGTAAAATCAACATTTAGGAGTGTAAATAGATGA